The window AAGCCTTCGGAAAAAAGACGGAATCCACTGAATGACTTTCCTACATCAATTGCGGCAAGCTTTGAAAAAGATAATCCCCGCCTCCGGGCAAACGAATGAAAGGCTTCAGCACGCCTTTTACTGTAGGCATATCCGGCCCATATGATCACAATTAAAACTGAAAGCGCGATAGGAATTATCGTTGCCGCGTCATCCATCACTGGTCAATACAACTTGAAATATACAGGCACTATGCCGTGGCGGTGAAGTGATTCAATGAGCGCGAGTATACCTATCATAATCACGAACCAGAGTGAATCTGAAAATCTCCCCCTGAGGAATTTGGGTTTTATGGTGTACTCCTCCGGCTCATGAAACAATGAAAATGAAGGAAAGAACATCGGGACCCTTTTCTTGAAATTCCTAAAATCCTCCCCGTGAATTTTTGTCAGGCGTTCTTCTTCCCTGCTGATGACAACAGGGTAATAAAGCATAAAGGCGATAAATATGATCGCGGGGACCGCGAGCGTTCTTGTTGCCAGTCCCACGCCTACAGCGCCGAGAAGGCTGAAGAAGTACAGCGGGTTTCTGGACATCGAATATGGCCCGGTTGTTATCAACACATCTTTCTTGTATCCTGAGATATAAACCGAGCACCACATGCGGCCCACTGTTG of the Nitrospirota bacterium genome contains:
- a CDS encoding isoprenylcysteine carboxylmethyltransferase family protein, whose product is MEVKKVFSKNRIKLGQFFMAMLGIAILFTGSLWEENGIAGGALFLLGAILSATATVGRMWCSVYISGYKKDVLITTGPYSMSRNPLYFFSLLGAVGVGLATRTLAVPAIIFIAFMLYYPVVISREEERLTKIHGEDFRNFKKRVPMFFPSFSLFHEPEEYTIKPKFLRGRFSDSLWFVIMIGILALIESLHRHGIVPVYFKLY